A single region of the Kwoniella shivajii chromosome 10, complete sequence genome encodes:
- a CDS encoding ribonuclease HII, whose amino-acid sequence MAHHIDPVNLTPIPPLLDSYTYHSKLPDSIDGQVKDGDEGWMMGIDEAGRGRPMVYAAAYCPISFKSTLEEMGFDDSKALSADTRQSLWESFDVNPELCYSSSSLSPQAISAGMLRRIPINLNRQAEDATVGLIKDALDRGINIKECFVDALGPAPQWQARLTAIFPSISFTVCPKADSLFKIVGAASIVAKVTRDRYVHGWVDPEDEDMPKGDIDIDGEEGVGIGRGSGYPSDPKTQAFLKESIDPIFGYKGIVRFSWATVKVLLDKQGVECKWIDDNTQPSTAGWFGADADNGRPKIWRDIGVSGVGEL is encoded by the exons ATGGCTCACCATATCGACCCAGTCAACCTCACTCCCATACCGCCGTTGCTTGATTCATACACGTATCATTCGAAGTTACCGGATTCCATAGATGGACAAgtgaaagatggtgatgaaggcTGGATGATGGGTATTGATGAGGCTGGACGAGGGC GACCGATGGTTTACGCGGCTGCTTATTGCCctatatcattcaaatcGACATTAGAAGAGATGGGATTTGACG ATTCAAAGGCACTTTCAGCTGATACTAGACAATCACTCTGGGAATCATTTGACGTGAATCCCGAACTATGttattcttcatcttcattgtCTCCACAAGCTATATCAGCTGGAATGTTGAGAAGAATACCTATAAATCTAAACAGGCAAGCCGAG GATGCGACGgttggattgatcaaagatgcTTTAGACAGAGGTATAAATATCAAGGAG TGCTTCGTAGACGCTTTAGGACCAGCACCACAATGGCAAGCTCGTCTAACAGCCATATTCCCTTCTATATCATTCACAGTGTGTCCCAAAGCAGATAGTCTTTTCAAGATCGTAGGAGCAGCCTCTATAGTAGCTAAAGTCACCAGAGATAGATATGTACACGGTTGGGTAGATCCTGAAGACGA GGATATGCCAAAAGGagatatcgatattgatggggaagaaggagtagGGATTGGTAGAGGATCAGGGTATCCTTCAGATCCTAAAACTCAAGCTTTCCTCAAAGAATCGATAGATCCTATATTCGGTTACAAAGGGATAGTCAGGTTCTCATGGGCAACAGTCAAAGTCCTTTTAGACAAACAAGGCGTAGAATGTAAATG GATTGACGATAATACTCAACCATCAACTGCGGGCTGGTTTGGCGCTGATGCAGACAATGGAAGACCTAAAATATGGCGAGATATAGGTGTATCCGGTGTTGGGGAGTTATGA